A genomic stretch from Pieris napi chromosome 18, ilPieNapi1.2, whole genome shotgun sequence includes:
- the LOC125058690 gene encoding uncharacterized protein LOC125058690 isoform X2 — MQETNNFNIIALQTLFKIDVRTKVWFLVLDEDVFLKKLNFIKEIRNADNRCRLVVPECVLNRIQKGTTSVNKIHMRRALQAAIFISNVLTENCAIVDKENRHDDHTQNIVACYRKYSQKDYKVVLLTENNINQNINVTSPIFRMEEVEYFMIYGELKETSPRKVFNSTITVTMPNNPRKSFSSKTKVGIRDPQIKRYIEQEEHNVSDSKSIQREESEMKMEVGSLTDEKKINPGTICNTLSNTSFHDTEYGDVDKNVMFEVTSELMKGNLVSKSEEWISRFTQILEEALNQVLQEAAFQTIPPPWTMYEACECIKRGFKNDADIVDAANKLGDIIFDNGALRGKINHNINPSTFMKIYSYGVYLVDALQGVFKDDENVQAAEKLLAKLLLDIETPDLNNSFNEIDAINEHSDEASPQKTSQNHSPPSRITRSKARKIMTSVVYLTHAPNVYFIFARQPTSTPRLISACATGDDSSSRPLNKAQISCSVQTVARLHKGDNVNIAQREKNRTLLLKSGYTYIGFVKLSS, encoded by the exons ATGcag gaaactaataattttaatatcatagCTTTGCAAACATTGTTTAAGATTGACGTAAGAACCAAAGTTTGGTTTCTTGTGCTTGATGAGGAtgtgtttttaaagaaattaaactttataaaggAAATTCGAAATGcag aCAATAGGTGTCGTTTGGTCGTCCCGGAATGTGTTTTGAATCGTATTCAAAAGGGAACAACATCTGTTAACAAGATACATATGAGGAGAGCATTACAAGCAgccatatttatttctaatgtCTTAACGGAAAACTGTGCCATTGTTG aTAAAGAAAATCGTCATGATGATCATACACAAAATATCGTTGCATGTTATAGAAAATACAGCCAAAAGGACTACAAAGTt GTTTTGttaacagaaaataatatcaatcaaaatataaacgtAACAAGTCCCATATTTCGGATGGAAGAAGTTGAATATTTCATGATATATGGGGAATTAAAGGAGACGTCACCTCGAAAAGTATTTAACTCAACAATTACGGTCACAATGCCAAATAATCCAAGAAAGAGTTTCTCCAGTAAAACTAAAGTAGGGATAAGAGATCCACAAATCAAAAGATATATAGAACAAGAAGAGCATAATGTATCTGATTCAAAATCAATACAGAGAGAAGAGTCAGAAATGAAAATGGAGGTGGGTAGTTTAACTgatgagaaaaaaataaatccagGGACAATCTGCAACACACTATCAAATACCTCGTTTCATGATACAGAATATGGAGATGTTGATAAAAACGTTATGTTTGAAGTTACAAGTGAACTGATGAAAGGGAACCTAGTATCCAAGTCAGAAGAGTGGATTTCGCGATTCACACAAATACTGGAAGAAGCTCTTAATCAGGTTCTACAAGAGGCAGCTTTTCAGACAATACCTCCACCTTGGACGATGTATGAGGCTTGTGAGTGTATTAAACGGGGATTTAAAAATGACGCTGATATTGTTGATGCGGCAAATAAGTTGGGggatattatatttgataatgGAGCTTTGAGAG GTAAAATTAACCACAACATAAATCCATCTACATTTATGAAAATCTATAGTTACGGCGTTTACCTCGTTGATGCGTTAcag gGCGTTTTCAAAGATGACGAAAATGTACAGGCAGCTGAGAAATTATTAGCCAAGTTACTACTCGATATTGAGACGCCGGATTTGAATAACTCGTTTAATGAAATCGATGCAATAAATGAGCATAGCGATGAAG CTTCGCCACAAAAAACATCCCAAAATCATTCGCCACCATCCAGAATCACCCGTTCAAAGGCTAGAAAGATTATGACATCA gtGGTATACTTAACGCACGCACCAAACgtatactttatatttgcaAGACAGCCGACAAGCACGCCGCGCCTCATCTCAGCCTGTGCCACAGGTGACGATTCCAGTTCCAGACCACTAAATAAGGCTCAAATATCCTGTTCAGTTCAAACAGTTGCACGTTTGCACAAAGGCGACAATGTGAACATCGCCCAGAGAGAAAAGAATAGAACGTTGTTACTCAAATCGGGTTACACATACATTGGTTTCGTGAAACTCAGTTCGTAA
- the LOC125058690 gene encoding uncharacterized protein LOC125058690 isoform X6 — protein MQETNNFNIIALQTLFKIDVRTKVWFLVLDEDVFLKKLNFIKEIRNADNRCRLVVPECVLNRIQKGTTSVNKIHMRRALQAAIFISNVLTENCAIVDKENRHDDHTQNIVACYRKYSQKDYKVVLLTENNINQNINVTSPIFRMEEVEYFMIYGELKETSPRKVFNSTITVTMPNNPRKSFSSKTKVGIRDPQIKRYIEQEEHNVSDSKSIQREESEMKMEVGSLTDEKKINPGTICNTLSNTSFHDTEYGDVDKNVMFEVTSELMKGNLVSKSEEWISRFTQILEEALNQVLQEAAFQTIPPPWTMYEACECIKRGFKNDADIVDAANKLGDIIFDNGALRGKINHNINPSTFMKIYSYGVYLVDALQGVFKDDENVQAAEKLLAKLLLDIETPDLNNSFNEIDAINEHSDEVCFSASPQKTSQNHSPPSRITRSKARKIMTSQS, from the exons ATGcag gaaactaataattttaatatcatagCTTTGCAAACATTGTTTAAGATTGACGTAAGAACCAAAGTTTGGTTTCTTGTGCTTGATGAGGAtgtgtttttaaagaaattaaactttataaaggAAATTCGAAATGcag aCAATAGGTGTCGTTTGGTCGTCCCGGAATGTGTTTTGAATCGTATTCAAAAGGGAACAACATCTGTTAACAAGATACATATGAGGAGAGCATTACAAGCAgccatatttatttctaatgtCTTAACGGAAAACTGTGCCATTGTTG aTAAAGAAAATCGTCATGATGATCATACACAAAATATCGTTGCATGTTATAGAAAATACAGCCAAAAGGACTACAAAGTt GTTTTGttaacagaaaataatatcaatcaaaatataaacgtAACAAGTCCCATATTTCGGATGGAAGAAGTTGAATATTTCATGATATATGGGGAATTAAAGGAGACGTCACCTCGAAAAGTATTTAACTCAACAATTACGGTCACAATGCCAAATAATCCAAGAAAGAGTTTCTCCAGTAAAACTAAAGTAGGGATAAGAGATCCACAAATCAAAAGATATATAGAACAAGAAGAGCATAATGTATCTGATTCAAAATCAATACAGAGAGAAGAGTCAGAAATGAAAATGGAGGTGGGTAGTTTAACTgatgagaaaaaaataaatccagGGACAATCTGCAACACACTATCAAATACCTCGTTTCATGATACAGAATATGGAGATGTTGATAAAAACGTTATGTTTGAAGTTACAAGTGAACTGATGAAAGGGAACCTAGTATCCAAGTCAGAAGAGTGGATTTCGCGATTCACACAAATACTGGAAGAAGCTCTTAATCAGGTTCTACAAGAGGCAGCTTTTCAGACAATACCTCCACCTTGGACGATGTATGAGGCTTGTGAGTGTATTAAACGGGGATTTAAAAATGACGCTGATATTGTTGATGCGGCAAATAAGTTGGGggatattatatttgataatgGAGCTTTGAGAG GTAAAATTAACCACAACATAAATCCATCTACATTTATGAAAATCTATAGTTACGGCGTTTACCTCGTTGATGCGTTAcag gGCGTTTTCAAAGATGACGAAAATGTACAGGCAGCTGAGAAATTATTAGCCAAGTTACTACTCGATATTGAGACGCCGGATTTGAATAACTCGTTTAATGAAATCGATGCAATAAATGAGCATAGCGATGAAG tttgtttttcagCTTCGCCACAAAAAACATCCCAAAATCATTCGCCACCATCCAGAATCACCCGTTCAAAGGCTAGAAAGATTATGACATCA CAATCATAG
- the LOC125058690 gene encoding uncharacterized protein LOC125058690 isoform X5: MRRALQAAIFISNVLTENCAIVDKENRHDDHTQNIVACYRKYSQKDYKVVLLTENNINQNINVTSPIFRMEEVEYFMIYGELKETSPRKVFNSTITVTMPNNPRKSFSSKTKVGIRDPQIKRYIEQEEHNVSDSKSIQREESEMKMEVGSLTDEKKINPGTICNTLSNTSFHDTEYGDVDKNVMFEVTSELMKGNLVSKSEEWISRFTQILEEALNQVLQEAAFQTIPPPWTMYEACECIKRGFKNDADIVDAANKLGDIIFDNGALRGKINHNINPSTFMKIYSYGVYLVDALQGVFKDDENVQAAEKLLAKLLLDIETPDLNNSFNEIDAINEHSDEVCFSASPQKTSQNHSPPSRITRSKARKIMTSVVYLTHAPNVYFIFARQPTSTPRLISACATGDDSSSRPLNKAQISCSVQTVARLHKGDNVNIAQREKNRTLLLKSGYTYIGFVKLSS; encoded by the exons ATGAGGAGAGCATTACAAGCAgccatatttatttctaatgtCTTAACGGAAAACTGTGCCATTGTTG aTAAAGAAAATCGTCATGATGATCATACACAAAATATCGTTGCATGTTATAGAAAATACAGCCAAAAGGACTACAAAGTt GTTTTGttaacagaaaataatatcaatcaaaatataaacgtAACAAGTCCCATATTTCGGATGGAAGAAGTTGAATATTTCATGATATATGGGGAATTAAAGGAGACGTCACCTCGAAAAGTATTTAACTCAACAATTACGGTCACAATGCCAAATAATCCAAGAAAGAGTTTCTCCAGTAAAACTAAAGTAGGGATAAGAGATCCACAAATCAAAAGATATATAGAACAAGAAGAGCATAATGTATCTGATTCAAAATCAATACAGAGAGAAGAGTCAGAAATGAAAATGGAGGTGGGTAGTTTAACTgatgagaaaaaaataaatccagGGACAATCTGCAACACACTATCAAATACCTCGTTTCATGATACAGAATATGGAGATGTTGATAAAAACGTTATGTTTGAAGTTACAAGTGAACTGATGAAAGGGAACCTAGTATCCAAGTCAGAAGAGTGGATTTCGCGATTCACACAAATACTGGAAGAAGCTCTTAATCAGGTTCTACAAGAGGCAGCTTTTCAGACAATACCTCCACCTTGGACGATGTATGAGGCTTGTGAGTGTATTAAACGGGGATTTAAAAATGACGCTGATATTGTTGATGCGGCAAATAAGTTGGGggatattatatttgataatgGAGCTTTGAGAG GTAAAATTAACCACAACATAAATCCATCTACATTTATGAAAATCTATAGTTACGGCGTTTACCTCGTTGATGCGTTAcag gGCGTTTTCAAAGATGACGAAAATGTACAGGCAGCTGAGAAATTATTAGCCAAGTTACTACTCGATATTGAGACGCCGGATTTGAATAACTCGTTTAATGAAATCGATGCAATAAATGAGCATAGCGATGAAG tttgtttttcagCTTCGCCACAAAAAACATCCCAAAATCATTCGCCACCATCCAGAATCACCCGTTCAAAGGCTAGAAAGATTATGACATCA gtGGTATACTTAACGCACGCACCAAACgtatactttatatttgcaAGACAGCCGACAAGCACGCCGCGCCTCATCTCAGCCTGTGCCACAGGTGACGATTCCAGTTCCAGACCACTAAATAAGGCTCAAATATCCTGTTCAGTTCAAACAGTTGCACGTTTGCACAAAGGCGACAATGTGAACATCGCCCAGAGAGAAAAGAATAGAACGTTGTTACTCAAATCGGGTTACACATACATTGGTTTCGTGAAACTCAGTTCGTAA
- the LOC125058690 gene encoding uncharacterized protein LOC125058690 isoform X3 — MQETNNFNIIALQTLFKIDVRTKVWFLVLDEDVFLKKLNFIKEIRNADNRCRLVVPECVLNRIQKGTTSVNKIHMRRALQAAIFISNVLTENCAIVDKENRHDDHTQNIVACYRKYSQKDYKVVLLTENNINQNINVTSPIFRMEEVEYFMIYGELKETSPRKVFNSTITVTMPNNPRKSFSSKTKVGIRDPQIKRYIEQEEHNVSDSKSIQREESEMKMEVGSLTDEKKINPGTICNTLSNTSFHDTEYGDVDKNVMFEVTSELMKGNLVSKSEEWISRFTQILEEALNQVLQEAAFQTIPPPWTMYEACECIKRGFKNDADIVDAANKLGDIIFDNGALRGKINHNINPSTFMKIYSYGVYLVDALQGVFKDDENVQAAEKLLAKLLLDIETPDLNNSFNEIDAINEHSDEVCFSASPQKTSQNHSPPSRITRSKARKIMTSVQERAHHSKDKLLQFLPGKENFLSNFDAYFKKSDSFILIRLNAFILVQSPVKITEQYNKINNFKALT, encoded by the exons ATGcag gaaactaataattttaatatcatagCTTTGCAAACATTGTTTAAGATTGACGTAAGAACCAAAGTTTGGTTTCTTGTGCTTGATGAGGAtgtgtttttaaagaaattaaactttataaaggAAATTCGAAATGcag aCAATAGGTGTCGTTTGGTCGTCCCGGAATGTGTTTTGAATCGTATTCAAAAGGGAACAACATCTGTTAACAAGATACATATGAGGAGAGCATTACAAGCAgccatatttatttctaatgtCTTAACGGAAAACTGTGCCATTGTTG aTAAAGAAAATCGTCATGATGATCATACACAAAATATCGTTGCATGTTATAGAAAATACAGCCAAAAGGACTACAAAGTt GTTTTGttaacagaaaataatatcaatcaaaatataaacgtAACAAGTCCCATATTTCGGATGGAAGAAGTTGAATATTTCATGATATATGGGGAATTAAAGGAGACGTCACCTCGAAAAGTATTTAACTCAACAATTACGGTCACAATGCCAAATAATCCAAGAAAGAGTTTCTCCAGTAAAACTAAAGTAGGGATAAGAGATCCACAAATCAAAAGATATATAGAACAAGAAGAGCATAATGTATCTGATTCAAAATCAATACAGAGAGAAGAGTCAGAAATGAAAATGGAGGTGGGTAGTTTAACTgatgagaaaaaaataaatccagGGACAATCTGCAACACACTATCAAATACCTCGTTTCATGATACAGAATATGGAGATGTTGATAAAAACGTTATGTTTGAAGTTACAAGTGAACTGATGAAAGGGAACCTAGTATCCAAGTCAGAAGAGTGGATTTCGCGATTCACACAAATACTGGAAGAAGCTCTTAATCAGGTTCTACAAGAGGCAGCTTTTCAGACAATACCTCCACCTTGGACGATGTATGAGGCTTGTGAGTGTATTAAACGGGGATTTAAAAATGACGCTGATATTGTTGATGCGGCAAATAAGTTGGGggatattatatttgataatgGAGCTTTGAGAG GTAAAATTAACCACAACATAAATCCATCTACATTTATGAAAATCTATAGTTACGGCGTTTACCTCGTTGATGCGTTAcag gGCGTTTTCAAAGATGACGAAAATGTACAGGCAGCTGAGAAATTATTAGCCAAGTTACTACTCGATATTGAGACGCCGGATTTGAATAACTCGTTTAATGAAATCGATGCAATAAATGAGCATAGCGATGAAG tttgtttttcagCTTCGCCACAAAAAACATCCCAAAATCATTCGCCACCATCCAGAATCACCCGTTCAAAGGCTAGAAAGATTATGACATCA GTCCAGGAACGAGCCCATCACTCTAAAGATAAACTTCTTCAGTTTTTGCCGGgaaaagaaaactttttatcaaattttgaTGCTTATTTCAAAAAGAGCGAttcctttattttaataaggcTTAACGCATTTATACTGGTGCAGTCACCGGTAAAAATTACggaacaatacaataaaataaataactttaaggCACTTACCTGA
- the LOC125058690 gene encoding uncharacterized protein LOC125058690 isoform X7, which produces MQETNNFNIIALQTLFKIDVRTKVWFLVLDEDVFLKKLNFIKEIRNADNRCRLVVPECVLNRIQKGTTSVNKIHMRRALQAAIFISNVLTENCAIVDKENRHDDHTQNIVACYRKYSQKDYKVVLLTENNINQNINVTSPIFRMEEVEYFMIYGELKETSPRKVFNSTITVTMPNNPRKSFSSKTKVGIRDPQIKRYIEQEEHNVSDSKSIQREESEMKMEVGSLTDEKKINPGTICNTLSNTSFHDTEYGDVDKNVMFEVTSELMKGNLVSKSEEWISRFTQILEEALNQVLQEAAFQTIPPPWTMYEACECIKRGFKNDADIVDAANKLGDIIFDNGALRGKINHNINPSTFMKIYSYGVYLVDALQGVFKDDENVQAAEKLLAKLLLDIETPDLNNSFNEIDAINEHSDEASPQKTSQNHSPPSRITRSKARKIMTSQS; this is translated from the exons ATGcag gaaactaataattttaatatcatagCTTTGCAAACATTGTTTAAGATTGACGTAAGAACCAAAGTTTGGTTTCTTGTGCTTGATGAGGAtgtgtttttaaagaaattaaactttataaaggAAATTCGAAATGcag aCAATAGGTGTCGTTTGGTCGTCCCGGAATGTGTTTTGAATCGTATTCAAAAGGGAACAACATCTGTTAACAAGATACATATGAGGAGAGCATTACAAGCAgccatatttatttctaatgtCTTAACGGAAAACTGTGCCATTGTTG aTAAAGAAAATCGTCATGATGATCATACACAAAATATCGTTGCATGTTATAGAAAATACAGCCAAAAGGACTACAAAGTt GTTTTGttaacagaaaataatatcaatcaaaatataaacgtAACAAGTCCCATATTTCGGATGGAAGAAGTTGAATATTTCATGATATATGGGGAATTAAAGGAGACGTCACCTCGAAAAGTATTTAACTCAACAATTACGGTCACAATGCCAAATAATCCAAGAAAGAGTTTCTCCAGTAAAACTAAAGTAGGGATAAGAGATCCACAAATCAAAAGATATATAGAACAAGAAGAGCATAATGTATCTGATTCAAAATCAATACAGAGAGAAGAGTCAGAAATGAAAATGGAGGTGGGTAGTTTAACTgatgagaaaaaaataaatccagGGACAATCTGCAACACACTATCAAATACCTCGTTTCATGATACAGAATATGGAGATGTTGATAAAAACGTTATGTTTGAAGTTACAAGTGAACTGATGAAAGGGAACCTAGTATCCAAGTCAGAAGAGTGGATTTCGCGATTCACACAAATACTGGAAGAAGCTCTTAATCAGGTTCTACAAGAGGCAGCTTTTCAGACAATACCTCCACCTTGGACGATGTATGAGGCTTGTGAGTGTATTAAACGGGGATTTAAAAATGACGCTGATATTGTTGATGCGGCAAATAAGTTGGGggatattatatttgataatgGAGCTTTGAGAG GTAAAATTAACCACAACATAAATCCATCTACATTTATGAAAATCTATAGTTACGGCGTTTACCTCGTTGATGCGTTAcag gGCGTTTTCAAAGATGACGAAAATGTACAGGCAGCTGAGAAATTATTAGCCAAGTTACTACTCGATATTGAGACGCCGGATTTGAATAACTCGTTTAATGAAATCGATGCAATAAATGAGCATAGCGATGAAG CTTCGCCACAAAAAACATCCCAAAATCATTCGCCACCATCCAGAATCACCCGTTCAAAGGCTAGAAAGATTATGACATCA CAATCATAG
- the LOC125058690 gene encoding uncharacterized protein LOC125058690 isoform X4 codes for MQETNNFNIIALQTLFKIDVRTKVWFLVLDEDVFLKKLNFIKEIRNADNRCRLVVPECVLNRIQKGTTSVNKIHMRRALQAAIFISNVLTENCAIVDKENRHDDHTQNIVACYRKYSQKDYKVVLLTENNINQNINVTSPIFRMEEVEYFMIYGELKETSPRKVFNSTITVTMPNNPRKSFSSKTKVGIRDPQIKRYIEQEEHNVSDSKSIQREESEMKMEVGSLTDEKKINPGTICNTLSNTSFHDTEYGDVDKNVMFEVTSELMKGNLVSKSEEWISRFTQILEEALNQVLQEAAFQTIPPPWTMYEACECIKRGFKNDADIVDAANKLGDIIFDNGALRGKINHNINPSTFMKIYSYGVYLVDALQGVFKDDENVQAAEKLLAKLLLDIETPDLNNSFNEIDAINEHSDEASPQKTSQNHSPPSRITRSKARKIMTSVQERAHHSKDKLLQFLPGKENFLSNFDAYFKKSDSFILIRLNAFILVQSPVKITEQYNKINNFKALT; via the exons ATGcag gaaactaataattttaatatcatagCTTTGCAAACATTGTTTAAGATTGACGTAAGAACCAAAGTTTGGTTTCTTGTGCTTGATGAGGAtgtgtttttaaagaaattaaactttataaaggAAATTCGAAATGcag aCAATAGGTGTCGTTTGGTCGTCCCGGAATGTGTTTTGAATCGTATTCAAAAGGGAACAACATCTGTTAACAAGATACATATGAGGAGAGCATTACAAGCAgccatatttatttctaatgtCTTAACGGAAAACTGTGCCATTGTTG aTAAAGAAAATCGTCATGATGATCATACACAAAATATCGTTGCATGTTATAGAAAATACAGCCAAAAGGACTACAAAGTt GTTTTGttaacagaaaataatatcaatcaaaatataaacgtAACAAGTCCCATATTTCGGATGGAAGAAGTTGAATATTTCATGATATATGGGGAATTAAAGGAGACGTCACCTCGAAAAGTATTTAACTCAACAATTACGGTCACAATGCCAAATAATCCAAGAAAGAGTTTCTCCAGTAAAACTAAAGTAGGGATAAGAGATCCACAAATCAAAAGATATATAGAACAAGAAGAGCATAATGTATCTGATTCAAAATCAATACAGAGAGAAGAGTCAGAAATGAAAATGGAGGTGGGTAGTTTAACTgatgagaaaaaaataaatccagGGACAATCTGCAACACACTATCAAATACCTCGTTTCATGATACAGAATATGGAGATGTTGATAAAAACGTTATGTTTGAAGTTACAAGTGAACTGATGAAAGGGAACCTAGTATCCAAGTCAGAAGAGTGGATTTCGCGATTCACACAAATACTGGAAGAAGCTCTTAATCAGGTTCTACAAGAGGCAGCTTTTCAGACAATACCTCCACCTTGGACGATGTATGAGGCTTGTGAGTGTATTAAACGGGGATTTAAAAATGACGCTGATATTGTTGATGCGGCAAATAAGTTGGGggatattatatttgataatgGAGCTTTGAGAG GTAAAATTAACCACAACATAAATCCATCTACATTTATGAAAATCTATAGTTACGGCGTTTACCTCGTTGATGCGTTAcag gGCGTTTTCAAAGATGACGAAAATGTACAGGCAGCTGAGAAATTATTAGCCAAGTTACTACTCGATATTGAGACGCCGGATTTGAATAACTCGTTTAATGAAATCGATGCAATAAATGAGCATAGCGATGAAG CTTCGCCACAAAAAACATCCCAAAATCATTCGCCACCATCCAGAATCACCCGTTCAAAGGCTAGAAAGATTATGACATCA GTCCAGGAACGAGCCCATCACTCTAAAGATAAACTTCTTCAGTTTTTGCCGGgaaaagaaaactttttatcaaattttgaTGCTTATTTCAAAAAGAGCGAttcctttattttaataaggcTTAACGCATTTATACTGGTGCAGTCACCGGTAAAAATTACggaacaatacaataaaataaataactttaaggCACTTACCTGA
- the LOC125058690 gene encoding uncharacterized protein LOC125058690 isoform X1, protein MQETNNFNIIALQTLFKIDVRTKVWFLVLDEDVFLKKLNFIKEIRNADNRCRLVVPECVLNRIQKGTTSVNKIHMRRALQAAIFISNVLTENCAIVDKENRHDDHTQNIVACYRKYSQKDYKVVLLTENNINQNINVTSPIFRMEEVEYFMIYGELKETSPRKVFNSTITVTMPNNPRKSFSSKTKVGIRDPQIKRYIEQEEHNVSDSKSIQREESEMKMEVGSLTDEKKINPGTICNTLSNTSFHDTEYGDVDKNVMFEVTSELMKGNLVSKSEEWISRFTQILEEALNQVLQEAAFQTIPPPWTMYEACECIKRGFKNDADIVDAANKLGDIIFDNGALRGKINHNINPSTFMKIYSYGVYLVDALQGVFKDDENVQAAEKLLAKLLLDIETPDLNNSFNEIDAINEHSDEVCFSASPQKTSQNHSPPSRITRSKARKIMTSVVYLTHAPNVYFIFARQPTSTPRLISACATGDDSSSRPLNKAQISCSVQTVARLHKGDNVNIAQREKNRTLLLKSGYTYIGFVKLSS, encoded by the exons ATGcag gaaactaataattttaatatcatagCTTTGCAAACATTGTTTAAGATTGACGTAAGAACCAAAGTTTGGTTTCTTGTGCTTGATGAGGAtgtgtttttaaagaaattaaactttataaaggAAATTCGAAATGcag aCAATAGGTGTCGTTTGGTCGTCCCGGAATGTGTTTTGAATCGTATTCAAAAGGGAACAACATCTGTTAACAAGATACATATGAGGAGAGCATTACAAGCAgccatatttatttctaatgtCTTAACGGAAAACTGTGCCATTGTTG aTAAAGAAAATCGTCATGATGATCATACACAAAATATCGTTGCATGTTATAGAAAATACAGCCAAAAGGACTACAAAGTt GTTTTGttaacagaaaataatatcaatcaaaatataaacgtAACAAGTCCCATATTTCGGATGGAAGAAGTTGAATATTTCATGATATATGGGGAATTAAAGGAGACGTCACCTCGAAAAGTATTTAACTCAACAATTACGGTCACAATGCCAAATAATCCAAGAAAGAGTTTCTCCAGTAAAACTAAAGTAGGGATAAGAGATCCACAAATCAAAAGATATATAGAACAAGAAGAGCATAATGTATCTGATTCAAAATCAATACAGAGAGAAGAGTCAGAAATGAAAATGGAGGTGGGTAGTTTAACTgatgagaaaaaaataaatccagGGACAATCTGCAACACACTATCAAATACCTCGTTTCATGATACAGAATATGGAGATGTTGATAAAAACGTTATGTTTGAAGTTACAAGTGAACTGATGAAAGGGAACCTAGTATCCAAGTCAGAAGAGTGGATTTCGCGATTCACACAAATACTGGAAGAAGCTCTTAATCAGGTTCTACAAGAGGCAGCTTTTCAGACAATACCTCCACCTTGGACGATGTATGAGGCTTGTGAGTGTATTAAACGGGGATTTAAAAATGACGCTGATATTGTTGATGCGGCAAATAAGTTGGGggatattatatttgataatgGAGCTTTGAGAG GTAAAATTAACCACAACATAAATCCATCTACATTTATGAAAATCTATAGTTACGGCGTTTACCTCGTTGATGCGTTAcag gGCGTTTTCAAAGATGACGAAAATGTACAGGCAGCTGAGAAATTATTAGCCAAGTTACTACTCGATATTGAGACGCCGGATTTGAATAACTCGTTTAATGAAATCGATGCAATAAATGAGCATAGCGATGAAG tttgtttttcagCTTCGCCACAAAAAACATCCCAAAATCATTCGCCACCATCCAGAATCACCCGTTCAAAGGCTAGAAAGATTATGACATCA gtGGTATACTTAACGCACGCACCAAACgtatactttatatttgcaAGACAGCCGACAAGCACGCCGCGCCTCATCTCAGCCTGTGCCACAGGTGACGATTCCAGTTCCAGACCACTAAATAAGGCTCAAATATCCTGTTCAGTTCAAACAGTTGCACGTTTGCACAAAGGCGACAATGTGAACATCGCCCAGAGAGAAAAGAATAGAACGTTGTTACTCAAATCGGGTTACACATACATTGGTTTCGTGAAACTCAGTTCGTAA